One genomic segment of Capricornis sumatraensis isolate serow.1 chromosome 6, serow.2, whole genome shotgun sequence includes these proteins:
- the LOC138080768 gene encoding small ribosomal subunit protein eS4, X isoform-like: protein MLSAATARGPKKHLKRVAAPKHWMLDKLTGMFAPRPSTGPHKLRECLPLIIFLRNRLKYALTGDEVKKICMQRFIKIDGKVRTDITYPAGFMDVISIDKTGENFRLIYDTKGRFAVHCITPEEAKYKLCKVRKIFLGTKGIPHLVTHDARTIRYPDPLIKVNDTIQTDLETGKITDFIRFDTGNLCMVTGGANLGRIDVITNRERHPGSFDVVHVKDANGNSFATRLSNIFVIGKGNKPWISLCLTIAEERDKRWAAKQSSG from the coding sequence ATGCTTAGCGCAGCCACGGCTCGGGGTCCCAAGAAGCACCTGAAACGCGTAGCAGCTCCAAAACATTGGATGCTGGATAAACTGACTGGTATGTTTGCCCCTCGTCCATCTACTGGCCCCCACAAGCTAAGGGAATGTCTCCCCCTAATCATTTTCCTAAGGAATAGACTTAAGTATGCCTTAACTGGAGATGAAGTAAAGAAGATTTGCATGCAGCGTTTCATTAAGATCGATGGCAAAGTCCGCACAGATATAACCTACCCTGCTGGTTTTATGGATGTCATCAGCATTGATAAGACTGGAGAGAATTTTCGTTTGATCTATGACACCAAGGGTCGCTTTGCTGTTCATTGTATTACACCTGAGGAGGCCAAGTATAAATTGTGCAAAGTAAGAAAGATATTTTTGGGGACAAAAGGAATCCCTCATCTGGTAACCCATGATGCTCGTACCATCCGTTACCCTGATCCCCTCATCAAGGTGAATGATACCATTCAGACTGACTTGGAGACTGGCAAGATTACTGATTTCATCAGATTTGACACTGGTAACCTGTGCATGGTGACTGGAGGTGCTAACCTGGGTAGAATTGATGTGATTACAAACCGGGAGAGACATCCAGGTTCTTTTGATGTAGTTCATGTGAAAGATGCAAACGGCAACAGCTTTGCCACTCGGCTCTCGAACATTTTCGTTATTGGCAAAGGCAACAAACCATGGATCTCTCTTTGCCTTACCATTGCTGAGGAGAGAGATAAGAGATGGGCAGCCAAACAGAGCAGTGGATAA